A genomic window from Phoenix dactylifera cultivar Barhee BC4 chromosome 7, palm_55x_up_171113_PBpolish2nd_filt_p, whole genome shotgun sequence includes:
- the LOC103719687 gene encoding protein ASYMMETRIC LEAVES 2, producing the protein MASSSAPVPASSAAAGSSSASTSSPCAACKFLRRKCQPDCVFAPYFPPDQPQKFVHVHRVFGASNVTKLLNELHPYQREDAVNSLAYEADMRLRDPVYGCVGVISILQHQLRQLQMDLSCARAEISKYQSAAAAVAASGGGPSAANFSSGVTTAGGHGFVNANHAIGVGSIVLGREQFFPAMATATAAREPHLHHHAMMRNQDGELAARLGANGAYDAGLVAAMNVPAASIGPLGGQFLKPSAAGGDERPSVGPS; encoded by the coding sequence ATGGCATCGTCGTCGGCCCCGGTCCCGGCATCGTCAGCGGCGGCGGGGTCTTCGTCCGCGTCGACGAGCTCGCCATGCGCGGCCTGCAAGTTCCTCCGCCGCAAGTGCCAGCCGGACTGCGTCTTCGCGCCCTACTTCCCGCCGGACCAGCCGCAGAAGTTCGTGCACGTGCACCGCGTCTTCGGCGCGAGCAACGTCACCAAGCTGCTCAACGAGCTCCACCCCTACCAGCGGGAGGACGCCGTCAACTCGCTCGCTTACGAGGCCGACATGCGCCTCCGCGACCCCGTCTACGGCTGCGTCGGCGTCATATCCATCCTCCAGCACCAGCTCCGCCAGCTTCAGATGGACCTCTCCTGCGCCAGGGCCGAGATCTCCAAGTACCagtccgccgccgccgcggtTGCCGCCAGCGGCGGCGGGCCCTCCGCTGCCAATTTCAGCAGCGGGGTGACGACCGCAGGCGGGCACGGGTTTGTCAACGCTAATCACGCGATCGGGGTGGGATCGATCGTGTTAGGGCGGGAGCAGTTCTTCCCGGCGATGGCGACGGCGACTGCTGCCCGGGAGCCGCACCTCCACCACCATGCGATGATGAGGAACCAAGATGGGGAGCTGGCGGCTAGATTGGGTGCGAATGGAGCATATGATGCAGGGCTTGTGGCAGCCATGAATGTGCCGGCTGCGAGCATCGGGCCGCTGGGTGGGCAGTTCTTGAAGCCAAGTGCAGCTGGTGGGGACGAGCGGCCGAGCGTCGGACCGTCGTAG